The Anabaena sp. WA102 genome contains a region encoding:
- a CDS encoding transposase, translating to MKVSSTVLKTNGVGDNLVEFTELAVCSNGEVFENPKAYRRMSKRMKRLQRSVSRKVKGSNNRKKAVRKLAKLHAKVSNIRKDSIHKLTYYLAKNHSVIKSAIRC from the coding sequence GTGAAAGTCTCAAGCACGGTTTTGAAGACCAACGGGGTTGGCGACAACCTCGTTGAGTTTACTGAGTTAGCCGTTTGCAGTAATGGTGAAGTATTCGAGAATCCTAAAGCCTACCGCCGCATGAGTAAACGCATGAAACGCTTACAGCGTAGCGTTAGCCGAAAGGTGAAGGGGTCTAATAATCGCAAGAAAGCTGTAAGAAAATTGGCTAAATTACACGCCAAAGTTTCTAATATTCGCAAGGATTCCATACACAAATTAACCTACTATCTAGCTAAAAACCACAGCGTGATAAAGAGTGCGATTCGTTGTTAG
- a CDS encoding group II intron reverse transcriptase/maturase yields MIGHRENSSESWKTLPWKQFRRNLFRLQKRVYKAVQVGDKRKAQSLQKLILKSTAARLLAIRQVSQLNAGKKTAGIDGKKSLTFKERFELNELLKASVSNWKHQELREIPIPKKDGTMRMLKIPTIADRAYQCLVKYALEPAHEATFHARSYGFRTGRSAHDAQKYLYNNLCSTRKGIDKRVIELDIEKCFDRINHTAIMDRLIAPYSIRQGIFRCLKAGVNPQFPEQGTPQGGVVSPLLANIALNGIESIHRYKDAGNNVIEPSVRYADDMVIILRPQDDATVILDKISQFLAERGMKVSEKKTKLTAATGGFDFLGWHFKVQKNGKFKCVPSVDNFKAFRKKVKHIVNNSNYGAITKAEKLAPVVRGWRNYHRFCKMKGSRNSLFHIQHRAYRVFNKETKQNRYTSKELLDKAFPSVPYSENKYINVKGEKSPYDGDLSYWSERNSKLYDNHTSKALKRQSHKCGHCGLKMLSDEKVHLHHIDGNHKNGKPKNLLAIHESCHDYIHISKSES; encoded by the coding sequence ATGATTGGACACAGAGAAAACTCTAGTGAATCTTGGAAGACGTTACCCTGGAAGCAATTCCGCCGTAACTTATTCCGCCTACAAAAACGAGTGTATAAAGCGGTTCAAGTTGGAGACAAGCGGAAAGCGCAGTCACTACAGAAGCTGATTCTGAAATCAACCGCAGCAAGATTACTGGCTATTCGTCAAGTATCACAGCTAAACGCTGGGAAAAAGACCGCAGGAATTGATGGCAAAAAGTCCCTTACCTTTAAGGAACGCTTCGAGCTTAATGAACTGCTAAAAGCATCTGTTAGCAACTGGAAACACCAGGAATTAAGAGAAATACCAATCCCCAAAAAGGACGGTACTATGAGGATGCTGAAAATCCCCACTATTGCAGACAGAGCTTACCAATGCCTTGTCAAATACGCATTAGAACCAGCACACGAAGCAACCTTTCACGCCAGGAGCTACGGGTTTAGGACGGGTCGTTCAGCGCATGACGCACAGAAATACCTGTACAACAACCTATGCTCTACACGAAAAGGAATAGATAAACGAGTTATAGAACTCGATATCGAAAAATGCTTCGACAGGATAAACCACACCGCCATCATGGATAGACTCATCGCTCCTTATAGCATAAGACAGGGAATATTCCGCTGTCTCAAAGCCGGAGTTAATCCTCAATTCCCAGAACAGGGAACACCTCAAGGCGGGGTAGTAAGTCCACTATTAGCTAACATCGCCTTAAACGGCATCGAAAGTATCCACAGATATAAAGATGCCGGAAACAACGTAATAGAACCATCAGTCCGATATGCGGATGACATGGTGATAATACTTAGACCTCAAGACGATGCTACCGTTATACTTGACAAAATCAGTCAGTTCCTAGCAGAGCGGGGAATGAAAGTCAGTGAGAAAAAGACCAAGCTAACCGCCGCGACAGGTGGGTTTGATTTCCTCGGCTGGCACTTTAAAGTCCAGAAAAACGGGAAGTTTAAATGCGTTCCATCAGTGGATAACTTCAAAGCTTTTCGCAAGAAAGTAAAACACATCGTCAACAACTCGAATTATGGTGCTATCACTAAGGCTGAGAAATTAGCCCCTGTAGTTAGAGGTTGGAGGAACTACCACCGCTTTTGTAAGATGAAAGGGTCACGCAACTCGTTATTCCACATTCAACACAGAGCTTACAGGGTATTCAACAAGGAAACCAAACAGAATCGCTACACTAGCAAGGAATTACTAGATAAAGCGTTTCCATCAGTTCCTTACTCCGAAAACAAATACATCAACGTTAAAGGTGAGAAATCACCCTATGACGGAGATTTGAGTTATTGGAGCGAGCGTAACAGCAAGCTCTATGACAACCATACCTCTAAAGCCCTCAAACGGCAAAGCCATAAATGTGGTCATTGTGGTTTAAAAATGCTCAGTGATGAGAAGGTACATTTACATCATATAGATGGAAACCATAAGAATGGTAAACCTAAAAACCTTCTAGCAATTCATGAAAGCTGCCACGATTATATTCATATCAGCAAAAGCGAAAGCTAA
- a CDS encoding RNA-guided endonuclease InsQ/TnpB family protein, giving the protein MKNHKLAGAIADCGMYEFKRQLEYKTEKFGSELILVDRFFPSSQICSNCGNHRHKMPLKNRVYVCPDCGYKADRDLNAARNIDRWFADIFIPVA; this is encoded by the coding sequence TTGAAGAACCACAAATTAGCGGGTGCTATCGCCGATTGTGGGATGTATGAGTTCAAACGACAGTTAGAGTATAAAACCGAGAAGTTCGGGAGTGAATTAATCCTTGTGGATAGGTTCTTCCCCAGTTCTCAAATATGCTCTAACTGTGGGAATCATCGTCATAAAATGCCATTAAAAAACCGCGTTTATGTTTGTCCTGATTGTGGCTATAAAGCCGATAGGGACTTAAATGCAGCGCGGAACATTGACCGATGGTTTGCGGATATTTTTATCCCTGTAGCGTAG